The genomic stretch TTTCGCCCGGATTCTGAACAAAATGGGTCAGCAGGGCAAATTCGGTGCTGGTCAGATCGAGCAGCTCACCCTGGCAATAAGCTTCCTGTTTGCCGGGGTAGAGTTGCAGATCCTGACACTCAATCACATCGGAGGTTTTGGCCGGCTGATGCGGATTGGTACGGCGCAAAATAGCGCGGATGCGAGCCAGCAGCTCCCGGTCACTGAATGGTTTGGGCAGGTAGTCGTCTGCGCCGAGCTCAAGGCCAATTACCCGATCAATTTCTTCACCCTTGGCGGTCAGCATCAGTACTGGCGTTTGCCAGTTTTCACGCAGCTTTTTCAGGGTTTCCATTCCGTTCATTTTCGGCATCATGACATCAAGCAGGACCAGATCGGTCTGCTCACTCACCGCCTGTAATCCCGCTTCGCCATCGTTGGCCTCGGATACCTCAAACCCTTCATAGCTCAGGACCTCTTTTAACAGGCTGGTGAGCTCGGTGTCGTCATCAATAAGAAGAATGTGCGCCATAACTGCCTCGTAAAACCGCGTTGATGAATGTAGTTTACTGCGAAATAGTGCGCTGAATCAGCGCCGATTGCACTCTTTACGTAGATTTACGCACTCTAAACGTCACTTTACCTGGCAGTTTGTATTCTAACCTCAAGCGTTGCGAAAGCAGCCTGTAAGCAAATGTCAAACCTGAGAGGATACGAGGATGAAAAACGTAAAAAAATGGATGCTTGCCGCATTGATTTTACCAGCCACACTAGGCGCCACCAGCGTATTGGCTGCGGGTGGAGATAAAGCACCGCATCAGCGTGACTGTGGCCCCGGCGCTGAACGGGCTCTGTTTAAGCAACTGAACCTGAGCGATGCGCAACAAGAGCAACTGCGCAGTCTGCGCGAGCAAGGCCGTGCTGAGATGAAAAAGCAGCCGCGTTCAGGCATGAAAGAAGAGATGCAGGCGCTGCATCAGCAAGAGCGCGCATTAATGCTGGCGCCAAATTTTGATAAAGCTGCGGCGACTGCACTGGCCAAACAGATGGCGGAAAAACAAGTCGAGCACCGGGTGCGTATGATGGAGAAGCGTCATCAGATGCTTAATGTCCTGACTGCGGAACAGAAAAGCCAGTTTGAGTCACTGCAACAAGAGCGCATGACGCAGTGCTGGAAAGAGGGGCCGCGTGGTGGACATCCAGGCGCGAAAGGTGAGCATGGTTATCGAGGTGACAAAGGCCAGCAAGGTAAACAGCCAGCCTCAGAAGCGGCGCAATAATCACACTGAAAGAAACCACAGGCAGCTTCGGCTGCCTGTTTTCGTTGTGGCTTACAGCCCATTCCTGCGGCCAGAGGGTGATGATCTTTTACTCACATTCAAGCACGATGTGGGTATAATTAAGCCATTGTTTTGATTTGGTAACCTAATATGAAACAGGAATACGCCCGACTTGTCACCACCGCGGCGTGGACGGCCACTGCGGTCGCGACACTGCTGCTTATTTGTAAAATTGCCGCCTGGTGGGTGACCGGTTCGGTCAGCCTGCTGGCTTCTCTGATTGATTCGCTGCTCGACATCGCGGCGTCAGTGGTCAACCTGGTGGTGGTGCGCTATTCGTTGCAGCCCGCTGACCGGGAGCACACCTTCGGGCACGGGAAAGCTGAATCACTGGCCGCCCTGGCTCAGGCAATGTTTATTTCCGGTTCAGCCTGTTTTCTGATTCTGAACGGGATCGACCGCTTTTTCCGCCCGCATGAACTGCAGTCTCCGGAATACGGTATTTATGTCAGTGCGTTTGCCATGCTTGTCACGGCCGCCCTGGTGATGTTTCAGCGGGCGGTGGTGGCCAAAACCGGCAGCCAGGCGATTGCGGCTGATTCACTGCATTACCAGTCCGATTTACTGATGAATGCGGCGATCATGGTTGCGCTGGGGCTGAGCTGGTTTGGGATCAAGCAGGCCGATGCGCTATTTGCAGTCGGCATCGGCATCTACATTTTATACAGCGCTTACCGGATGGCTTACCACGCGGTACATACTCTGCTTGATCATAAACTCCCGGATGAAGAACTGGTTCAGATCCGCACTATTTCATTATCGGTGGAAGGGGTGATGGGGGTGCATCAGCTGCGTACCCGCATGTCCGGACCTGTAAGATTTATCCAGTTGCATCTGGAACTCGATGACAATATTCCTCTGATTGAAGCGCACCGTATTTCCGATATTGTCGAAGCGAAGCTGCGTAAGGCATTTCCGGGCGCCGATGTGCTGATTCACCAGGACCCTTACTCCGTGGTATTCGGAGTGGAAAGGAAGCAAAAATTTCAGGGCTGGTAAGGCAAATACCAGCGATCTTGACTATCTTTTCTCAGTTCATGAAAGAAACCGGATCCTGATGTGAATCAACAACCGGAATGGCTAAAACTGTAATACTCTTACATAAGTAAAAAAGTTACAGAAAATCGTGCAATAACTGTAGTATTCCTATTTAGGAAATGTAACATAACGCACAGATAACAATGCTTTTGCCGCCTGAATGTCGTTAGCGGGCGGTATAGAAAAATTATATTAAGTTCCCAAAAATCGAGGGTGAGCATGATTAAGAAGATCGGTATTTTGACAAGTGGCGGCGACGCCCCGGGCATGAATGCTGCAATTCGCGGCGTGGTTCGTACTGCCTTGGGCGCAGGCCTGGAAGTGTATGGTATCTACGACGGCTATCAGGGCCTGTACGAAGATCGCATCAAGCAGCTGGATCGCTCCAGCGTATCTGATGTCATCAACCGCGGTGGTACCTTCCTGGGCTCGGCACGTTTTCCACAGTTTCGTGAAGTCGAAGTGCGTGAAAAAGCGATCGAAAACCTGAAAAAACACGGCATTGATGCACTGGTTGTGATCGGTGGTGACGGTTCGTACATGGGTGCGAAGAAACTGACTGAAATGGGTTACCCATGTATCGGTCTGCCAGGCACTATCGATAATGATATCGCAGGCACGGATTACACCATTGGTTACCTGACTGCACTCAACACAGTGATCGATTCGATTGACCGTTTGCGTGACACTTCATCGTCACACCAGCGGATCTCTATCGTGGAGATCATGGGTCGTCATTGTGGTGACCTGACCCTGATGTCAGCAGTGGCGGGTGGTTGTGAGTACATCATTACACCGGAAACCGGCCTGGACATGGAGCAGTTGATCTCTAACATCCAGGATGGCATCAAGAAAGGCAAGAAACACGCGATTATCGCGCTGACTGAGCTGATGATGGACGCCAACCAACTGGCGCAAGAGATTGAGAAAGCGACTGGCCGCGAAACCCGCGCTACGATTCTTGGTCACATTCAGCGCGGCGGTAAACCAACAGCATTTGACCGTGTACTGGCATCGCGCATGGGTAACTACGCGGTGCACCTGCTGATGGAAGGCTACGGCGGCCGCTGTGTCGGTATCCAGAAAGAGCAGCTGGTTCACCACGACATCATCGACGCGATTGAAAACATGAAGCGTCCGGTGCGTACCGACCTGTACAAAGTCGCTGAAGAGCTGTTCTAAGTCGGCTGCTGAGTGTCACAACTGAAAAAGACCGCTGCGGCGGTCTTTTTGTTATGGCCGCTATCCTTATCAGCGATAGCGGCCATTCCACTGCGCGCTTACAGAATCGCTTCACGCACTTCCGGATCTTTACGCTCCAGATAGTGGATCGACTTGATGCGGCGAATGGTACGACAGCGGCCACGAATAAGCAGAGTCTCGGTGGTGGCAATATTACCCTGGCGGGTAATGCCTTCCAGCAGATCACCTTTAGTAATACCGGTGGCGGAGAAAATCACATTGTCACTGCGCGCCATATCTTCCAGCTTGAGGATCACTTCAGCCTCAACGCCCATTTCCCGGCAACGCTCCAGCTCTTTAGCGCCCCAGATACGGTTGTCGTCACTGTCGCCTTTGACTTTATGGCGTGGCAGCAGACGGCCTTGCATATCACCGTCCAGCGCGCGGATAACCGCAGCCGACACCACACCTTCCGGCGCGCCGCCGATGCAATACATCACGTCCACTTCGCTGTCAGGCATACAGGTCAGAATGGAGGCCGCCACATCGCCATCCGGCACCGCAAAAACGCGTACGCCGAGGTTTTGCATCTCAGCGATAATGTTATCGTGACGTGGTTTGGCCAGGGTGATGACCGTCAGGTTGCTGAGCGGTTTATGCAGCGCCGCGGCGATATTCTCCAGGTTTTCCTGCAATGGTTTGTCGAGGTCAATACAGCCTTTCGCGCCCGGACCCACCACCAGTTTCTCCATGTACATATCCGGCGCCTTGAGGAAGCTGCCACGTTCACCGGCAGCCAGCACTGCCAGCGCATTGGACTGGCCCATTGCCGTCATACGGGTGCCTTCAATCGGGTCGACGGCGATATCGACTTCATCGCCGCCCAAACCGACGTGTTCACCAATGTACAGCATCGGCGCTTCATCGATTTCGCCTTCACCGATGACGATTTCACCACGGATGTCGGTTTTATTTAATAAGGTCCGCATCACTTCTACTGCGGCACCGTCAGCGGCGTTTTTATTGCCACGGCCGAGCCATTTGTAGCCTGCCAGGGCTGCGCCTTCCGTCACCCGTGAAAAAGCCATTGCTAAATCGCGTTTCATGCTCACTCCAAACCTGAAAAATCGTTATCCTCTCGCGTCCTGCGCTGCCATCATGCAGTGTTGACCGCATGTGAGCGTGCCGTATGCGGCGGCATGTCAGCCAGAGGGGGAAAGTTGCGCGAAGTTTAGCATATTCGGCGTGCAAGGTTCGGTTTTTGATTTGTGCACGGTTTAGCCTGGATCAAAATCGGCGTCAATAAGACGATTTCTGCGGCTGGATGTTTGTTAACCGCTGGTAAAGTTAACGCCAGGTCAATTTACGCTGTTTTTTTAAGCGAATGGCGCAAAATATCGAATATAGTGAGTGTTTCTCTGCGCTTGGCTGAGTAGAATGGAAAGATAACTGAAGTGACTGTCACCTCGACCGAATCAAGA from Vibrio ostreae encodes the following:
- a CDS encoding response regulator, translating into MAHILLIDDDTELTSLLKEVLSYEGFEVSEANDGEAGLQAVSEQTDLVLLDVMMPKMNGMETLKKLRENWQTPVLMLTAKGEEIDRVIGLELGADDYLPKPFSDRELLARIRAILRRTNPHQPAKTSDVIECQDLQLYPGKQEAYCQGELLDLTSTEFALLTHFVQNPGETLTKESLSLDVLGKHLAAFDRAIDMHVSNLRKKLPERCDGKPRIKTLRGRGYLMVLED
- a CDS encoding CpxP family protein, which gives rise to MKNVKKWMLAALILPATLGATSVLAAGGDKAPHQRDCGPGAERALFKQLNLSDAQQEQLRSLREQGRAEMKKQPRSGMKEEMQALHQQERALMLAPNFDKAAATALAKQMAEKQVEHRVRMMEKRHQMLNVLTAEQKSQFESLQQERMTQCWKEGPRGGHPGAKGEHGYRGDKGQQGKQPASEAAQ
- the fieF gene encoding CDF family cation-efflux transporter FieF (FieF, a metal efflux transporter, is a member of the CDF (cation diffusion facilitator) family of transporters.), with product MKQEYARLVTTAAWTATAVATLLLICKIAAWWVTGSVSLLASLIDSLLDIAASVVNLVVVRYSLQPADREHTFGHGKAESLAALAQAMFISGSACFLILNGIDRFFRPHELQSPEYGIYVSAFAMLVTAALVMFQRAVVAKTGSQAIAADSLHYQSDLLMNAAIMVALGLSWFGIKQADALFAVGIGIYILYSAYRMAYHAVHTLLDHKLPDEELVQIRTISLSVEGVMGVHQLRTRMSGPVRFIQLHLELDDNIPLIEAHRISDIVEAKLRKAFPGADVLIHQDPYSVVFGVERKQKFQGW
- the glpX gene encoding class II fructose-bisphosphatase, yielding MKRDLAMAFSRVTEGAALAGYKWLGRGNKNAADGAAVEVMRTLLNKTDIRGEIVIGEGEIDEAPMLYIGEHVGLGGDEVDIAVDPIEGTRMTAMGQSNALAVLAAGERGSFLKAPDMYMEKLVVGPGAKGCIDLDKPLQENLENIAAALHKPLSNLTVITLAKPRHDNIIAEMQNLGVRVFAVPDGDVAASILTCMPDSEVDVMYCIGGAPEGVVSAAVIRALDGDMQGRLLPRHKVKGDSDDNRIWGAKELERCREMGVEAEVILKLEDMARSDNVIFSATGITKGDLLEGITRQGNIATTETLLIRGRCRTIRRIKSIHYLERKDPEVREAIL
- the pfkA gene encoding 6-phosphofructokinase gives rise to the protein MIKKIGILTSGGDAPGMNAAIRGVVRTALGAGLEVYGIYDGYQGLYEDRIKQLDRSSVSDVINRGGTFLGSARFPQFREVEVREKAIENLKKHGIDALVVIGGDGSYMGAKKLTEMGYPCIGLPGTIDNDIAGTDYTIGYLTALNTVIDSIDRLRDTSSSHQRISIVEIMGRHCGDLTLMSAVAGGCEYIITPETGLDMEQLISNIQDGIKKGKKHAIIALTELMMDANQLAQEIEKATGRETRATILGHIQRGGKPTAFDRVLASRMGNYAVHLLMEGYGGRCVGIQKEQLVHHDIIDAIENMKRPVRTDLYKVAEELF